In Helianthus annuus cultivar XRQ/B chromosome 8, HanXRQr2.0-SUNRISE, whole genome shotgun sequence, a single genomic region encodes these proteins:
- the LOC110869771 gene encoding uncharacterized protein LOC110869771 — protein sequence MGAASVGGLQWNWRHEPSTEVELNQLQDCLLLIDGIQVLDSADKWCWDTVDIDGFSVSDVKRWIDTGRPNIDQAIYRWCKWIPIKCNVFMWRMLMDRIPTKKALSRRNVNCGDGLCSFCEEFEETVDHIFTACLVATGVWNAIARWVGLPQFYFFSVADILHMEYTSSWSKEKKMALHGVLVISCWRIWRARNERIFKNERRTVVDIVTDIKALSSYGFLVGIKRDWWVGWIGRISLLM from the coding sequence ATGGGGGCTGCTTCAGTTGGTGGCTTACAGTGGAATTGGAGACATGAACCATCGACAGAAGTGGAGTTAAATCAGTTGCAGGATTGTCTTCTTTTGATAGATGGGATTCAAGTGCTAGATTCGGCCGATAAGTGGTGTTGGGATACAGTTGATATAGATGGGTTCTCGGTTTCGGATGTCAAGAGATGGATTGATACTGGTCGGCCAAACATAGACCAAGCGATTTATAGGTGGTGCAAATGGATTCCGATCAAGTGCAACGTGTTTATGTGGAGAATGCTGATGGATAGGATTCCTACGAAAAAGGCGCTATCTAGGCGGAATGTCAACTGCGGAGACGGTTTATGCAGTTTTTGTGAGGAGTTTGAGGAGACCGTTGACCATATTTTTACGGCCTGTTTGGTTGCTACGGGAGTATGGAACGCGATAGCTAGATGGGTTGGTCTCCCTCAGTTCTACTTCTTTTCGGTGGCGGATATCCTCCATATGGAGTATACTTCTTCTTGGTCTAAGGAGAAGAAGATGGCGCTTCATGGGGTGCTGGTGATATCTTGTTGGAGGATATGGAGGGCTAGGAATGAGAGGATATTCAAGAACGAAAGGCGGACCGTTGTTGATATTGTGACGGACATTAAAGCTTTGAGTTCTTATGGTTTTCTAGTAGGTATAAAAAGGGATTGGTGGGTTGGATGGATTGGAAGAATTTCTCTTTTGATGTAA